In one Nicotiana tomentosiformis chromosome 6, ASM39032v3, whole genome shotgun sequence genomic region, the following are encoded:
- the LOC104088796 gene encoding glycine-rich cell wall structural protein 1.8-like, with translation MAKLTLINIVFFLLLGIGICSAAKTLLTYDHVGVGGEVAAYGAGHGIGGGAGGGVAGGGYAVGGGGGSGGGGGYGAAGDHGYASGGGSGGGAGGGSGYAAEGEHGAGYAGGGGGGSGAGGGYAGGGHDAGHASGGGEGGGSGYGVGGAPGGGYGAGGGGGNGGGGAAAGGAHGGGYAEGVGGGSGGGFGAGGAPGGGYGGGVGHGGGGGGAYAGGAGGAAADGYGSGGGAGGGAGGAYGGGGGGSGAVGGGAYAGGGEGGGHGGGYAP, from the coding sequence ATGGCGAAGCTTACACTTATTAACATTGTTTTCTTTCTGTTATTGGGTATAGGAATATGTTCAGCTGCTAAAACCCTCCTCACTTATGATCATGTAGGTGTTGGGGGTGAGGTAGCCGCCTATGGTGCAGGTCATGGAATTGGTGGTGGCGCTGGTGGTGGTGTTGCTGGTGGAGGCTATGCAGTTGGCGGTGGAGGAGGTTCCGGTGGAGGTGGTGGATATGGAGCTGCAGGTGACCATGGTTATGCCAGCGGAGGTGGCAGTGGAGGCGGAGCCGGTGGTGGTTCTGGTTATGCAGCTGAAGGAGAGCATGGTGCTGGATATGCTGGAGGAGGTGGTGGTGGAAGTGGAGCAGGAGGTGGCTATGCTGGTGGAGGACACGATGCTGGACATGCAAGTGGTGGTGGTGAAGGTGGTGGTAGCGGATATGGTGTTGGAGGAGCACCTGGTGGTGGTTATGGTGCTGGAGGTGGTGGAGGCAATGGTGGTGGCGGAGCAGCTGCAGGTGGAGCACATGGTGGTGGATATGCTGAAGGCGTAGGAGGAGGCAGTGGTGGCGGCTTTGGTGCTGGTGGGGCACCAGGAGGTGGATATGGTGGTGGAGTTGGGCATGGAGGTGGCGGCGGTGGTGCTTATGCTGGAGGAGCAGGGGGAGCAGCAGCTGATGGATACGGTAGtggaggaggagccggtggtggTGCAGGAGGAGCATATGGAGGCGGTGGTGGCGGTAGTGGTGCCGTAGGAGGTGGAGCCTACGCTGGAGGTGGTGAAGGTGGTGGACACGGTGGTGGCTACGCCCCTTGA